The following are encoded together in the Rhizobium tumorigenes genome:
- a CDS encoding SRPBCC family protein, translated as MSEEDTVREADVVRHELSLTRVIAATPDKLFRAWTEPELLKQWFAPLPFTTTTAELDPRPGGTSFIVMLGPDGVEYPNRGVYLDVVENRKLVFTDAFTSAWIPSAKPFMTAIVTFEDIGNGQTRYTARALHWSAEDRETHENMGFHEGWGQCADQLASLVATL; from the coding sequence ATGAGCGAAGAAGATACGGTCCGCGAAGCCGATGTCGTCCGCCACGAGTTGTCGCTGACGCGGGTCATTGCAGCGACGCCCGACAAGCTGTTCCGGGCATGGACGGAGCCGGAACTGCTGAAGCAATGGTTTGCCCCGCTGCCGTTCACGACAACGACCGCCGAGCTCGATCCGCGTCCGGGCGGCACCAGCTTCATCGTGATGCTCGGGCCGGATGGCGTGGAGTATCCCAACCGCGGCGTCTACCTGGATGTCGTCGAAAACCGCAAGCTGGTCTTCACCGACGCCTTCACCAGCGCCTGGATACCCTCCGCCAAGCCGTTCATGACCGCCATCGTCACGTTTGAGGACATCGGCAACGGCCAGACGCGCTACACCGCTCGGGCGCTGCACTGGAGCGCGGAAGATCGCGAGACCCACGAGAACATGGGTTTTCACGAGGGCTGGGGCCAGTGCGCCGACCAGCTTGCGTCGCTGGTGGCGACGCTCTGA
- a CDS encoding TIGR03862 family flavoprotein, whose amino-acid sequence MTRKQIAIIGAGPAGLMAAEVLASSGHAVTVYDSMPSVARKFLLAGKSGLNITHSEDHAAFASRFGGSNPRLRPALDAFGPDAVRRWAADLGIETFVGSSGRVFPRAMKASPLLRAWLKRLQAEGVTILARHRWIGFADNGHVFETPEGKRTLPSDATLLAFGGASWPMLGSDGHWTTALAGAGVEIAPFRPANCGFDVEWSEDIVTRFAGAPLKSVTATSDAGTFPGEFVIGQHGIEGSLVYAHAAALRDRLERTGSASLTIDLAPGRNANRLAKDLARQGAKASLSNRLRKAAGIEGVKTALLREFVPAADLADPDRLPGWIKALPIPVLRPRPIAEAISSAGGIAWAAMDEDHMLKARPGTFVAGEMIDWEAPTGGYLLTACFATGRAAANGLDAWLKR is encoded by the coding sequence ATGACCAGAAAACAGATTGCCATTATTGGCGCCGGCCCCGCAGGTCTCATGGCCGCTGAGGTGCTGGCCAGTTCCGGCCACGCCGTTACCGTCTATGACAGCATGCCGAGTGTCGCGCGCAAATTCCTGCTGGCCGGAAAGTCAGGCCTCAACATTACCCATTCGGAAGACCACGCCGCGTTTGCCAGTCGCTTCGGCGGCTCCAATCCCAGGCTTCGCCCTGCCCTCGACGCCTTTGGCCCGGATGCGGTGCGGCGATGGGCGGCAGATCTGGGCATCGAAACCTTCGTCGGCTCCTCCGGCCGTGTCTTTCCCCGCGCCATGAAAGCCTCGCCCCTACTGCGCGCCTGGCTGAAGCGCCTGCAGGCCGAAGGCGTCACCATCCTTGCGCGACATCGCTGGATCGGCTTTGCCGATAACGGCCATGTTTTCGAGACGCCGGAGGGCAAACGCACGCTACCCTCAGATGCGACCTTGCTGGCATTCGGCGGAGCCAGTTGGCCAATGCTCGGTTCGGACGGCCACTGGACGACAGCGCTCGCAGGTGCAGGTGTCGAGATCGCGCCGTTCCGCCCGGCAAACTGCGGCTTCGATGTCGAATGGAGCGAGGATATCGTCACTCGCTTTGCCGGCGCACCGCTGAAATCCGTGACGGCCACCTCGGACGCCGGCACGTTTCCGGGCGAATTCGTCATCGGCCAGCATGGCATAGAGGGCAGCCTCGTCTACGCCCATGCCGCAGCCCTTCGCGACCGCCTCGAGAGAACCGGCAGCGCCAGCCTCACGATCGACCTTGCACCGGGGCGAAATGCAAACCGGCTGGCAAAGGACCTGGCCCGCCAGGGCGCGAAAGCCAGTCTCTCCAATCGCCTGCGCAAGGCAGCGGGCATCGAGGGCGTCAAGACCGCGCTGCTGCGGGAATTCGTGCCCGCCGCCGATCTTGCCGATCCGGACCGTCTCCCCGGCTGGATCAAGGCGCTGCCGATCCCGGTTCTCCGGCCGAGGCCGATAGCCGAGGCTATCTCCTCTGCCGGCGGCATCGCCTGGGCTGCCATGGACGAGGACCACATGCTGAAGGCCCGACCCGGCACCTTCGTCGCCGGCGAGATGATCGACTGGGAGGCACCCACCGGCGGCTACCTGCTGACGGCGTGCTTTGCTACCGGCCGCGCCGCCGCCAACGGTCTGGATGCCTGGCTCAAGCGCTGA
- the xdhA gene encoding xanthine dehydrogenase small subunit, with product MNDTIRFILNGEDIALSSLRPTETLLDFLRIGRHMTGTKEGCAEGDCGACTVLVGRLIDGGLHYESVNACIRFVGSLHGTHVVTIEHLAAKDGTLHPVQQAMVDCHGSQCGFCTPGFVMSLYGLWLANEKPSRAAIEKALQGNLCRCTGYEPIVKAAEQVSLLRPSALFDPLQKTRADIMARLWALQSRETITVSSGDERVIVPGSLDDLARILAQEPDATVVAGSTDVGLWVTKQMRVLNPVVFINHLTEMQSITSGDGGFTIGAGVTYTRAFETIAARVPTLGRLIDRIGGDQVRNMGTIGGNIANGSPIGDSPPPLIALGATVKLRSASGTRQLRLEDFFIAYGKQDRHPDEFVESIFVPYPADDAQFAVYKITKRRDEDITAVLGAFYLTLDANNDVHDIRITFGGMAGTPKRARTVEAELIGKPWTEATVAAARHAFDADFQPLTDWRATAEYRQLTAKNLLLRFYLETTGEPQELRRFEEMA from the coding sequence ATGAACGACACGATCCGGTTCATCCTGAATGGCGAAGACATCGCCCTGTCGAGCCTGCGGCCGACGGAGACCCTGCTGGATTTCCTGCGCATCGGCAGGCACATGACCGGCACCAAGGAAGGATGCGCCGAGGGTGACTGCGGTGCCTGTACCGTGCTGGTCGGGAGGCTGATCGACGGCGGCCTGCATTACGAATCGGTCAACGCCTGCATCCGCTTCGTCGGCTCGCTTCACGGCACCCATGTCGTCACCATCGAGCATCTGGCAGCAAAGGATGGCACGCTCCATCCCGTGCAGCAGGCGATGGTCGACTGCCACGGCTCGCAATGCGGTTTCTGCACACCCGGCTTCGTAATGTCACTCTACGGCCTCTGGCTTGCCAACGAAAAGCCAAGTCGCGCCGCCATCGAGAAGGCCTTGCAGGGTAATCTCTGTCGTTGCACCGGCTACGAGCCGATCGTCAAGGCGGCCGAACAGGTGAGCCTGCTGCGCCCGAGCGCGCTGTTCGATCCTTTGCAAAAGACCCGCGCCGATATCATGGCACGGCTCTGGGCGCTCCAGAGCCGCGAGACGATCACCGTATCTTCGGGCGATGAGCGTGTGATCGTCCCCGGCTCCCTGGACGATCTCGCCCGCATCCTGGCACAGGAGCCGGATGCCACCGTCGTTGCCGGCTCCACCGATGTCGGCCTTTGGGTCACCAAGCAGATGCGGGTGCTGAACCCGGTCGTCTTCATCAACCACCTCACTGAAATGCAGTCGATCACATCGGGTGACGGCGGCTTTACCATCGGCGCCGGCGTCACCTATACGCGCGCCTTCGAGACGATCGCCGCCCGCGTGCCGACACTCGGACGGCTGATCGACCGGATCGGCGGCGACCAGGTGCGCAACATGGGAACCATCGGCGGCAACATCGCCAACGGCTCGCCGATCGGCGACAGCCCGCCGCCGCTGATCGCTCTCGGCGCCACCGTCAAGCTGCGCTCGGCGTCCGGCACCCGCCAGCTGCGGCTGGAAGACTTCTTCATCGCCTACGGCAAGCAGGACAGGCACCCGGACGAGTTCGTCGAAAGCATCTTCGTGCCCTACCCGGCCGACGATGCGCAGTTTGCGGTCTACAAGATCACCAAGCGCCGCGACGAGGACATCACTGCCGTTCTCGGTGCCTTCTATCTGACGCTGGACGCTAACAACGACGTCCACGACATCCGCATCACCTTCGGCGGCATGGCCGGCACCCCGAAGCGGGCCCGCACCGTGGAAGCGGAACTCATCGGCAAGCCCTGGACCGAGGCCACCGTCGCGGCGGCGCGTCACGCCTTCGATGCAGACTTCCAGCCGCTCACCGACTGGCGTGCCACCGCCGAATACCGGCAGCTGACGGCCAAGAACCTGCTGCTGCGCTTTTATCTGGAGACCACTGGCGAACCTCAGGAACTCAGGCGCTTCGAGGAGATGGCGTGA
- the glpK gene encoding glycerol kinase GlpK, which produces MSGYILAIDQGTTSTRAIIFDDKMKVAGVGQMEFPQIYPQSGWVEHDPEDIWQSVLSTVRDAIAAAGIEAGQIAAIGITNQRETVVVWERDTGKPIQNAIVWQDRRTAAYCEKLKRQDLEKLFTKRTGLLLDPYFSGTKLSWVLANVKGARARAAKGELCFGTIDTFLIWRLTGGKSFVTDATNASRTLMYDIADNAWDEELLEILRVPAAMLPEVKDCAADFGVTDPDIFGAAIPILGVAGDQHAAMIGQACFEPGMMKSTYGTGCFALLNTGTDRVRSKNRLLTTIAYRLDGRTTYALEGSIFIAGAAVQWLRDGMGLIGSASESGELAARADAAQEIYMVPAFTGLGAPHWDAHARGAIFGLTRNTGPAEFAHAALEAVCYQTRDLLDAMHKDWKKRADETVLRVDGGMVASDWTMQRLADLLDAPVDRPTILETTALGAAWLAGSRAGVWPQREAFAKAWVVDRQFVPEMEEAMRAVKLKGWKDAVRRTLSGG; this is translated from the coding sequence ATGAGCGGCTACATTCTGGCAATCGACCAGGGAACAACCTCGACGCGGGCGATCATCTTCGATGACAAGATGAAGGTGGCAGGCGTCGGCCAGATGGAGTTCCCGCAGATCTATCCGCAATCCGGCTGGGTCGAGCACGATCCGGAGGATATCTGGCAGAGCGTGCTTTCGACCGTGCGCGATGCCATCGCCGCTGCGGGCATCGAGGCCGGCCAGATCGCCGCGATCGGCATCACCAACCAGCGCGAGACGGTCGTGGTCTGGGAGCGCGATACCGGCAAGCCGATCCAGAACGCAATCGTCTGGCAGGACCGGCGGACTGCAGCCTACTGCGAAAAGCTGAAACGCCAGGACCTCGAAAAGCTGTTTACGAAGCGCACCGGCCTGCTGCTCGATCCCTATTTTTCCGGCACGAAGCTGTCCTGGGTGCTGGCCAACGTCAAGGGTGCCCGCGCTCGCGCTGCCAAGGGCGAATTGTGCTTCGGAACGATCGATACGTTCCTGATCTGGCGGCTGACCGGCGGCAAGAGCTTCGTTACCGATGCCACCAATGCGTCGCGGACGCTGATGTACGATATCGCTGACAACGCCTGGGACGAGGAACTGCTCGAGATCCTGCGGGTGCCGGCTGCGATGCTGCCTGAGGTCAAGGATTGTGCTGCCGATTTCGGTGTCACCGACCCCGACATCTTCGGCGCCGCTATCCCCATTCTCGGCGTCGCCGGCGACCAGCATGCGGCCATGATCGGCCAGGCCTGCTTCGAGCCCGGCATGATGAAGTCGACCTATGGCACCGGTTGCTTCGCGCTGCTGAACACCGGCACTGACAGGGTGCGCTCGAAGAACCGGCTGCTTACCACCATCGCCTACCGTCTCGACGGCAGGACGACCTATGCGCTCGAAGGCTCGATCTTCATCGCCGGTGCTGCGGTCCAGTGGTTGCGCGACGGCATGGGGCTGATCGGCTCTGCGTCGGAATCGGGCGAGCTTGCGGCTCGGGCCGACGCTGCGCAGGAGATCTATATGGTACCGGCCTTTACCGGGCTCGGGGCGCCGCACTGGGATGCCCATGCGCGCGGTGCCATTTTCGGGCTGACGCGCAACACCGGCCCGGCGGAATTCGCCCATGCGGCGCTGGAAGCGGTCTGCTACCAGACCCGCGACCTGCTCGACGCCATGCACAAGGACTGGAAGAAGCGCGCGGACGAGACGGTGCTGAGGGTCGATGGCGGCATGGTCGCTTCCGACTGGACCATGCAGCGGCTGGCCGATCTGCTCGATGCGCCGGTAGATCGCCCAACGATTCTCGAGACGACGGCTCTCGGGGCCGCCTGGCTTGCCGGCAGCCGCGCTGGCGTTTGGCCACAGCGCGAGGCCTTCGCCAAGGCCTGGGTCGTCGACCGGCAATTCGTGCCCGAGATGGAGGAGGCGATGCGCGCGGTAAAGCTCAAGGGCTGGAAGGATGCTGTTCGTCGGACCCTGAGCGGCGGGTAG
- the xdhB gene encoding xanthine dehydrogenase molybdopterin binding subunit: MDKSTFEKRKIINGAMHASLKHDSAHKHVTGAADYIDDIPEPANLLHGALGLSDRAHAEIEGIDLSAVAAVPGVIWVMTGADVPGINDVSSNGKHDEPLLAETKVEFHGQPIFAVIATTREIARRAARLAKIDYRDLPHWSDIDGALANGGPVVYEPMTLKRGEPETEMAKAPQRLKGQMRIGGQEHFYLESHIAMAIPGEDDEVTVWSSTQHPSEIQHIVGHVLNIPSNAVTVNVRRMGGGFGGKETQGNQFAALAAIAAKKLNRAVKFRPDRDEDMIATGKRHDFLVDYEVGFDDDGRIHALDATFAARCGFSSDLSGPVTDRALFHADSSYFYPHVHLVSKPLKTHTVSNTAFRGFGGPQGIVGAERVIEEIAYAVGKDPLDIRKLNFYGQPGSGRTLTPYHQEVEDNIIGRLVDELETSADYRARRKAIIEFNRSSRYIRKGIALTPVKFGISFTMTAFNQAGALVHVYQDGSIHLNHGGTEMGQGLYTKVAQVLAEAFQVDIERVKITATTTAKVPNTSATAASSGSDLNGMAAYDAARQIKERLVAFAAAKWNVEPADVIFLPNRVRVGEIEIPFPDLINQAYFARVQLSAAGFYKTPKIHWDRKAGRGTPFYYFSYGAACSEVSIDTLTGEYLIDRTDILHDVGRSLNPAIDIGQIEGAFVQGMGWLTTEELWWDAKGRLRTHAPSTYKIPLASDRPKIFNVKLAEWSENAEPTIGRSKAVGEPPFVLGVSVLEALSMAIASVADYRLCPRLDAPATPERVLMAVERLKGL; the protein is encoded by the coding sequence ATGGACAAATCCACCTTCGAGAAGCGGAAGATTATCAACGGCGCCATGCACGCGTCGCTGAAGCACGATTCGGCGCACAAGCATGTCACCGGCGCTGCCGACTACATCGACGACATCCCGGAGCCCGCCAACCTCCTGCATGGCGCGCTGGGGCTTTCCGACCGGGCCCATGCGGAGATCGAGGGCATTGACCTTTCCGCCGTAGCCGCCGTCCCCGGCGTGATCTGGGTGATGACCGGCGCCGACGTGCCTGGGATTAACGACGTCAGTTCGAACGGCAAGCACGACGAGCCGCTGCTCGCCGAAACAAAGGTCGAATTCCACGGTCAGCCGATCTTCGCCGTCATCGCGACGACGCGGGAGATTGCGCGCCGTGCCGCGCGGCTGGCCAAGATCGACTATCGCGACCTGCCGCACTGGAGCGACATCGATGGCGCGCTGGCCAACGGCGGCCCCGTCGTCTACGAGCCTATGACCCTCAAGCGCGGTGAACCCGAGACCGAGATGGCAAAGGCACCGCAGCGGCTGAAGGGCCAGATGCGGATCGGTGGCCAGGAGCATTTCTATCTCGAAAGCCATATTGCCATGGCTATCCCCGGCGAGGACGACGAGGTGACCGTCTGGTCGTCGACCCAGCATCCGAGCGAAATCCAGCATATCGTCGGCCACGTCCTCAACATCCCGTCCAACGCCGTGACCGTCAACGTCCGCCGGATGGGCGGTGGCTTCGGCGGCAAGGAGACCCAAGGTAACCAGTTTGCAGCGCTCGCCGCCATCGCCGCGAAAAAACTCAACCGCGCCGTCAAGTTCCGCCCAGACCGCGACGAGGACATGATCGCCACCGGCAAGCGCCACGATTTCCTCGTCGATTACGAAGTCGGCTTCGACGACGACGGCCGCATCCACGCACTCGACGCCACCTTTGCCGCTCGCTGCGGCTTCTCCTCCGATCTGTCCGGCCCGGTCACCGACCGTGCGCTTTTCCACGCCGATTCCAGCTATTTCTATCCGCACGTCCATCTGGTCTCGAAGCCGCTGAAGACCCACACCGTCTCGAACACCGCCTTTCGCGGCTTCGGCGGTCCGCAGGGCATCGTCGGCGCCGAGCGCGTCATCGAGGAGATCGCCTATGCTGTTGGCAAGGATCCACTGGATATCCGCAAGCTGAATTTCTACGGTCAGCCGGGCTCCGGCCGGACGCTGACCCCCTATCACCAGGAGGTCGAGGACAACATCATCGGCCGTCTCGTCGACGAACTCGAGACCTCCGCCGACTACCGGGCCCGTCGCAAGGCGATCATCGAATTCAACCGCAGCAGCCGTTACATCCGCAAGGGCATCGCGCTGACGCCTGTCAAGTTCGGCATCTCGTTCACGATGACTGCCTTCAATCAGGCCGGCGCACTCGTGCATGTCTATCAGGATGGCTCGATCCACCTGAACCACGGCGGCACCGAGATGGGCCAGGGCCTCTACACCAAGGTCGCCCAGGTGCTGGCCGAGGCCTTCCAGGTCGATATCGAGCGAGTGAAGATCACCGCGACGACCACGGCCAAGGTGCCGAACACCTCGGCCACGGCCGCCTCCTCCGGTTCCGACCTCAACGGCATGGCAGCCTATGACGCCGCCCGGCAGATCAAGGAGCGGCTGGTCGCCTTCGCTGCCGCCAAGTGGAATGTCGAGCCGGCCGACGTCATATTCCTGCCGAACCGGGTTCGTGTGGGCGAGATCGAGATCCCCTTCCCCGATCTCATCAACCAGGCCTATTTCGCCCGCGTCCAGCTCTCCGCGGCCGGCTTCTACAAGACCCCGAAAATCCACTGGGACCGCAAGGCTGGCCGTGGCACGCCGTTCTACTATTTCTCCTACGGCGCCGCGTGCTCGGAAGTCTCCATCGACACGCTGACCGGCGAATATCTGATCGACCGCACCGATATCCTCCACGATGTCGGCAGGTCGCTGAACCCGGCCATCGACATCGGCCAGATCGAAGGCGCCTTCGTGCAGGGCATGGGCTGGCTGACAACGGAGGAGTTATGGTGGGACGCCAAGGGCCGCCTGCGCACCCACGCACCCTCGACCTACAAGATCCCGCTCGCCTCCGACCGGCCGAAAATCTTCAACGTCAAGCTCGCCGAATGGTCGGAAAATGCCGAGCCGACCATCGGCCGCTCAAAAGCCGTCGGCGAACCCCCCTTCGTGCTCGGCGTTTCCGTGCTCGAAGCCCTCTCCATGGCCATCGCCAGCGTCGCCGACTACCGCCTCTGCCCCAGACTCG
- the map gene encoding type I methionyl aminopeptidase encodes MIISSDDEFTKMKDIGRICANALKVMAAALEPGITTLELDAIGRKALEDAGARSAPETVYRFPGATCISVNEEVAHGIPGPRVIAAGDLVNLDVSAEKDGFFSDTGASFTVPPVKPKIERLCRDGKRALWVGLNQVRSDVPFLQIGKAVGAFAAKHRYTLIANLASHGIGRSLHEEPAEVSTWADPSETRIMQDGLVFTVEPFLSLGASWAEGGDDAWTLYSDPRAPTVQFEHTVIATRNGPVILTLADE; translated from the coding sequence ATGATCATTTCAAGCGACGACGAATTCACCAAGATGAAGGACATCGGCCGCATCTGCGCCAATGCGCTTAAGGTGATGGCGGCCGCTCTCGAGCCGGGGATCACGACGCTGGAGCTCGATGCTATCGGCCGCAAGGCGCTTGAAGACGCCGGTGCACGGTCGGCGCCCGAGACCGTCTATCGCTTTCCCGGCGCGACATGCATCAGCGTAAACGAGGAAGTGGCGCACGGAATTCCCGGCCCGCGCGTCATTGCGGCCGGCGATCTCGTCAATCTGGATGTGTCGGCTGAAAAGGACGGGTTCTTTTCCGATACGGGCGCATCCTTCACGGTGCCGCCGGTCAAGCCGAAGATCGAGCGTCTCTGCCGCGATGGCAAGCGGGCGCTGTGGGTCGGCCTCAACCAGGTGCGCAGCGACGTGCCTTTCCTGCAGATCGGCAAGGCCGTCGGCGCCTTTGCTGCCAAGCACCGCTATACGCTGATCGCCAATCTGGCGAGCCACGGCATCGGCCGTTCGCTGCACGAGGAGCCGGCCGAGGTGTCGACCTGGGCCGATCCGAGCGAGACGCGGATCATGCAGGACGGGCTGGTCTTCACCGTCGAGCCTTTCCTGTCGCTCGGCGCCAGTTGGGCCGAGGGCGGCGACGATGCCTGGACCCTCTACAGCGATCCGCGCGCGCCTACCGTACAGTTCGAACACACCGTCATCGCCACCCGCAACGGGCCGGTGATCTTGACGCTGGCGGACGAATAA
- a CDS encoding 3-hydroxybutyrate dehydrogenase → MARTVVVTGSTSGIGLAIASAFAGRGDNIVINGFGEADEIEAIRASLEACGGSVLYHPADMTKHAEIADLIATAAAAFGGVDVLVNNAGIQHVAPIEEFPLDQWDRIIAINLSSAFHTMRAAIPFMKAERYGRIINIASAHALVASPFKSAYVAAKHGILGLTKTAALELAEFGVTVNAICPGYVLTPLVERQIPDTAKARGMTEEQVKTEVLLRAQPTREFVKAEEIAALTLYLASDEARQVTGTHVSIDGGWTAA, encoded by the coding sequence ATGGCCAGAACAGTCGTCGTCACCGGCTCCACCAGCGGCATAGGCCTTGCCATCGCCAGCGCCTTTGCCGGCAGGGGCGACAATATCGTCATCAACGGCTTCGGCGAAGCTGACGAGATCGAGGCCATCCGCGCCAGCCTCGAGGCGTGCGGCGGCAGTGTCCTGTACCATCCGGCCGATATGACGAAGCATGCCGAAATCGCCGACCTGATCGCCACCGCTGCCGCAGCCTTTGGCGGGGTCGACGTGCTGGTCAACAATGCCGGCATCCAGCATGTCGCCCCGATCGAGGAGTTTCCGCTCGACCAATGGGACCGGATCATCGCCATCAACCTCTCCAGCGCCTTCCACACCATGCGTGCGGCAATTCCCTTCATGAAAGCTGAGCGCTACGGCCGGATTATCAACATCGCATCGGCCCACGCCCTCGTCGCCTCGCCCTTCAAAAGCGCCTATGTCGCCGCCAAGCACGGCATTCTCGGCCTCACCAAGACGGCGGCGCTGGAGCTTGCCGAATTCGGCGTGACGGTGAATGCCATCTGTCCCGGTTACGTGCTCACACCGCTGGTAGAGCGCCAGATCCCCGATACCGCAAAGGCGCGCGGCATGACGGAGGAGCAGGTGAAGACCGAAGTGCTGCTCAGGGCACAGCCGACGCGCGAGTTCGTCAAAGCAGAGGAGATCGCTGCTTTGACGCTCTATCTGGCCAGCGACGAGGCGCGCCAGGTCACCGGAACGCACGTCTCGATTGACGGAGGATGGACTGCAGCCTAA